The genome window TCCCGTGCACCGACTATAAAGTTACCGTAAAAAATTATATCAAAGGAGGTTAGAAAATGCTGCAAGAAAAAAGCACCGAAACAGCCCGCGTCAATGCTCGAAAAACCGATATTTTTGATGTTTTTAACTTCAAACACTATATCGGGCCCAACCCTTATTTAGACACCGCGGCTTTTGTTTTTGATTTAGCGGTGACGGGCGCGAGCGAACCTTTGCCGATCGCACATTACCAGGAAATTATTGGCGATCGCTACCCGCAACTCTTGCAGGAAACTTTCTCGAACCACGCCCAACTGTTCGGCCGTACCGCCTCAGAAGTAGCAAAACTCGACATGGGTTTGCACTTCCAACACTGGAACATCAAGCCGTTTTCTCACTTTAACAGAATCAGCATAGAAGCACTTCACGCCCGCACCGCCAGAGCCGTAGTTTACGCAGTTTGGGATTGGTTTGAAGCCATCAATCAAAATCAAGACTTTCCCTTGGAATCACAAATGGGCGCGCTGCAAAATATGTTCCGGCAGTCAGTTTACGGAGGCCCGACAGTTTATTCGTTAATGCGAGCGGCATCCCAAAAAGGCATTCCCGCATTTTATTTGTGGGATGAAGGATTAATGCAATACGGGTACGGTAAAAAACTGATTCGCGGCTCTGCAACTACCTTTGATTGTGACAGCCACTTAGACTCAGATTTTACCACGCGCAAGGACGATTGTAAAGCTTTTCTCGCTACATTAGGATTTCCTGTTCCCAAAGGCGATATCGTCTCCACAGAAAACGGAGCTCTGGCAGTTGCTAGAGAAATTGGCTACCCAGTTGCTATCAAACCAGTAGTCGGTCATAAAGGAATTGGCGTAACAGCAGATGTCCGGGATGCCGAGGAATTGCAGGTGGCTTTTAAAAGAGCAGTTAAGGCCATTCCCGAAACAGACCCGGTACGAGTAATTGTGGAAAACAGCATCAAAGGAGCGGATTTTAGGATACTGTGCGTTGACGGCAAATTTGTTTCTGCAACTGAACGCCGGCCCGCTTCGGTAACAGGTGATGGCGACTCAACAATTCGCGAATTGATCCGCCGTGAAAACCGCAAACCAGAACGTTTGGATACGCCAACTTCGGCGATGAGCAAAATTCAGTCCGACGAAGCGATGGAAATGTATCTGGAAGAACAAGGGCTGTCATTGGATAGCGTGCTAACTCGCGATCGCACTGTGTATCTACGCAAAGTCGCTAATCTTTCGGCAGGCGGCGTCAGCATCGACGCTACCGGCACTATTCACCCGGATAACATTGTTTTGGCTCAAGATATCGCCCTACATTTTCGGTTAACTTGTTTGGGGATTGATGTGGTAACAGAAACTCTCGCCAAATCTTGGAAAACAGGCAATTTGGGGATTATCGAGATCAATGCCGCGCCGGGAATTTTTATGCACCTCAACCCCGCTGTCGGCGAAGGGGTTGATGTGCCTTCCCATATTATCGAAACTTTCTTTCAATCGGCAAACTCCGCCAGAATTCCGATTATTACTTTCAACCGAATTTCGGTACATGACCTACAAGAAACCATCGACCATATTCTGTTGCAGCATCCCGATTGGACAATCGGTGCTGTTTGTCGCGGCGGGCTTTTTATTAACCGTTCTGAAAAAGTTTTGAATAAGAATTACCATCTGAACTTGCAAAGTTTGCTGCGGCATCCCAAGCTCGATTTGTTAATTGCTGAATATCCAGAAGATATTTTGGAAGCTGAGGGAATGTTTTATCGGGGCAGCAATATGGTGGTGCTGGACAATCCGGGAGAAATTGAGATGATGTTGGTCAGAGAAAGCACTGAGGACGATACTGTGGTGGTAAGGGAAGGAAGTAGTATTTCTATTCGCCGCCAGGGATTGATCGAACAGTATACTCTGGGGGATGGGGAACCGTTTACGCGGGTTTATTTGAAGGAAATAGGGACTGTTTTGTAAGCGGTTCCAAATTTAAGTTGGCTTTGTAGGGCGGGTATTGAGTACCCGCCACACCAGATCGAGGCTTTTTCTTGTTCCCCGGTTCTTCCGGGGCAGGAAGTTGGAAGCGCCCAGATGGGAACTGGCTTCGTTACACTTAGTTACAATTGGTTTCAATTCCTCAGTCGCGGATGCACTATTCGGAAGAAACCCGGTTTCTTCCCAGCTTTTTCGTTACCACACCAATATTTTGGTACAACTAGGCTTTCTCAGGGTAAGTCCTATTCGTGCGATCGTAAGTTTTTAGACAATCTCGTTTGTGCGGTGTCCTTCGTGCTATCAAGGAATTTCACAAGTCTTTAAACGAATTGCACTCCGGTGGCAGAAGGTGTGAGAATATGAATGTTGCGAGCAATTGGTTTAATTCGCTGACGGAAACTTTACTGTCGCACCGTCGCTACATTCCAGCAGCCTTGACTCTTTGCACCGGTACGAGTTTGTCATTGGCAGCCGCAGCCGTCGTGTGGCATGGGGAAAACCAACGAATGCAAGCGGAATTTCATCAGCAAGCCGATCGCCTGAATGTGACATTGCAGCAAAGCATCAATAAAAATTTAGAAGTTCTGTACTCACTTGAAGGATTCTACAGGGCATCTACTGAAATTAGCAGAGAAGATTTTAAGCACTTCGTTCAACCTGCACTTGCCCGAAATACTGCTATACATTCTGTTAATTGGATTCGGCGCGTGCCGGCTGCCCAAAAAACAGCTTACGAACGGACAATTCGATCCGAAGGTTTTCCGACATTTCAAATTTACGAACGAACTCCTGACAAAAAGCAGGTCAAAGCAAAAGCGCGATCGGAATACTTTCCCATTATTTACAGAGAAGCATTAGAAGAAGATAACAAAGTGATCGGTTTTGATGTTGCCTCCAGCCCCGATCGCAAAGCAGCTTTAGAGAAATCGGTGAATACCGGGCAAATAGCGGCTTCCCCGCGGATTAGATTAGTCAGCAACAATCAACCGGGATTGCAAGTATTTCTACCAGTACCCCGCCGCACAACTTCTGCAGATAACTCGGTTAACGGCCGCCAAAACCTCATGGGAGTTATTGCAGGTCTGTTTCAGATTACCAATATGGTCGATTCCTCTTTAGAATCGCTAAATTTAGACAAGATTAATTTTTACCTCTATGACAACTCTGCTATAGAGAAAGAACGGTTTCTGGTTCGCTACGACTCACAAGCTAAGCAGTTGATAGATAACCCAAAACACGAAAAGCCAGAGTTAACTAATTTGCGGGGAAAAATCTGTCAATATCCGAGTGCTTGCACTCGCCTATTTAACGTAGCAGACCGCCAGTGGAGGCTGCTTGTTTTGCCTGGAAAGGGGTACAACAGTATGAGCACGCATCAAGGTTCGCTGGCAATTGGCGCGATCGGGCTATTGATGACTGGCAGCTTGACGATTTACCTGTTGATGTCTCTAGAACGTACTGCAAAAGTAGAACAGCAAGTGTACGATCGCACAATTCAACTAAAACAGCGCACCGCTGAACTAGAAACGGCACTAAAAAATTTGCAGTCAGCTCAATTTAAACTAATCCAAACTGAAAAAATGTCCAGCCTGGGGCAGTTGGTGGCTGGAGTTGCTCACGAAATTAACAATCCTGTCAACTTCATCTCTGGCAACCTGATCCATACAGGCGCATATACTCGAGACTTGCTGGAACTTGTGGAAATATACCAGCAGCAATATCCCAACCCAACGCCCGAAGTGCAAGAGAAACTAAAAGATATTGATTTGGAGTTTATCAGTGAAGACTTGCCTAAAATCCTAAAATCGATGAATATGGGAGCTGAACGGATCGGCCAGATCGTGCTTTCTCTGCGGAATTTTTCGCGCTTGGATGAAGCTGAAATGAAGGCGGTTGACATTCACCAAGGCATTGACAGCACCTTGATGATTTTGGATAGTCGGCTGAAACCAAAAGCTGATTTTTCTGGCATTAAACTCATCAAAGACTACGGAGATTTGCCCTTAGTGGAGTGCTGGGCGGGACAATTGAATCAGGTATTTATGAATGTTTTGGTCAATGCTATTGATGTTTTATCGGATGCAGAAAATCAAAAAAGGCTCGAAAACAACGCCTCGAATTCTGCATTTTTACCTACTATTCGGATTCGCACTGAACTTTTAAGTTCTAATTGTGTATGCGTGCGAATCGCTGACAATGGAACGGGCATGACTGAGAATGTCAAAAAACGTTTGTTCGATCCGTTTTTTACTACCAAGCCTGTAGGCCAAGGTCCTGGCTTGGGATTGTCGATCGGCTATCAAATAGTGGACAAACATCAAGGTTCGCTCAGGTGCGTATCGGCTCCGGGAGAGGGAACTGAATTCTGGATTGAGGTGCCGGTGCGGCAACAGTCTAAGCAATCTCTTTCTAAGAGTTCACCTGCGGTAGGTGTCATACCATTTTAGATTTTAGATTTTAGATTTTAGATTTTATAATTGGGAACGACTTAATGTCTAATGGTTTAGATGTACTCTACGGTTGCAGCATTTTTGAGAAGTAATATCAAGTGAATTAGCTGAAGAAATTGGGAGCCTTTCAATTTTGTCAAAATAGTTTTGAGGAGCGGGAACCGGAGAACTCGATTGACATATAGTAGTTATCAAAAAGATTCGCGGAGGCTTGGGTTTTCGGTAATCGGTAATCGGTAATCGGGAAAAAGGTAATCATGAAAAAGCTTGCGGTTCAAAAGCACGGTAGTGCCCATTCTTCATTACCCATTCCCCCTTACCAGACAGACCTCACTCTTGGTGAGACTGGGCTATATATATCTAGCGAGCATTTGGCTTGCATGCCTGTGAAAGATGCTCCGGGTGCTTATTTTGCACCCTACAATTAACAGTCAACTTTCCTGAGTTAGAGTTATTGCCAAGCGCGTCTTAATTTATAGTTAAATATCGCCCAAAACAAATATCTGGGATTTTACCTGTCGTGACAATTTATAATTGTAGCAAGCCCAGATTACCAATTATTAACTACGATGTCTTTACAATCTATTAGCATTCCGCCCACAACGGATCGCAAACCTGTCGCTTTGATTGTCGCTTTGCATGGATGGGGTGCTAATGCTCGGGATTTGACTTCCTTAGCACCCTTTTTCAATTTGCCGGATTATCAGTTTGTATTTCCCGATGCCCCCTTTCCCCATCCCCAGGTAACGAGCGGCAAAGCGTGGTATGACCTTCAAACCAAAGACGCTCAGGGATTGGTAGAAAGCCGGCAATTGCTGAGAGAATTTTTGCTGTCTTTGGAAAGCAGCACGGGCGTGCCTTTGTCTCGCACGATTTTAGGTGGCTTTTCTCAAGGCGGAGCGATGACTCTAGATGTGGGATCGACTTTGCCTTTAGCTGGTTTAATTTGTCTGAGCGGTTATTTACACCAGATTGCGCCAGTTGCGGGGAGTGTTTTGCCACCTGTTTTAATCGT of Oscillatoria nigro-viridis PCC 7112 contains these proteins:
- a CDS encoding ATP-binding protein gives rise to the protein MLQEKSTETARVNARKTDIFDVFNFKHYIGPNPYLDTAAFVFDLAVTGASEPLPIAHYQEIIGDRYPQLLQETFSNHAQLFGRTASEVAKLDMGLHFQHWNIKPFSHFNRISIEALHARTARAVVYAVWDWFEAINQNQDFPLESQMGALQNMFRQSVYGGPTVYSLMRAASQKGIPAFYLWDEGLMQYGYGKKLIRGSATTFDCDSHLDSDFTTRKDDCKAFLATLGFPVPKGDIVSTENGALAVAREIGYPVAIKPVVGHKGIGVTADVRDAEELQVAFKRAVKAIPETDPVRVIVENSIKGADFRILCVDGKFVSATERRPASVTGDGDSTIRELIRRENRKPERLDTPTSAMSKIQSDEAMEMYLEEQGLSLDSVLTRDRTVYLRKVANLSAGGVSIDATGTIHPDNIVLAQDIALHFRLTCLGIDVVTETLAKSWKTGNLGIIEINAAPGIFMHLNPAVGEGVDVPSHIIETFFQSANSARIPIITFNRISVHDLQETIDHILLQHPDWTIGAVCRGGLFINRSEKVLNKNYHLNLQSLLRHPKLDLLIAEYPEDILEAEGMFYRGSNMVVLDNPGEIEMMLVRESTEDDTVVVREGSSISIRRQGLIEQYTLGDGEPFTRVYLKEIGTVL
- a CDS encoding CHASE domain-containing protein, translating into MNVASNWFNSLTETLLSHRRYIPAALTLCTGTSLSLAAAAVVWHGENQRMQAEFHQQADRLNVTLQQSINKNLEVLYSLEGFYRASTEISREDFKHFVQPALARNTAIHSVNWIRRVPAAQKTAYERTIRSEGFPTFQIYERTPDKKQVKAKARSEYFPIIYREALEEDNKVIGFDVASSPDRKAALEKSVNTGQIAASPRIRLVSNNQPGLQVFLPVPRRTTSADNSVNGRQNLMGVIAGLFQITNMVDSSLESLNLDKINFYLYDNSAIEKERFLVRYDSQAKQLIDNPKHEKPELTNLRGKICQYPSACTRLFNVADRQWRLLVLPGKGYNSMSTHQGSLAIGAIGLLMTGSLTIYLLMSLERTAKVEQQVYDRTIQLKQRTAELETALKNLQSAQFKLIQTEKMSSLGQLVAGVAHEINNPVNFISGNLIHTGAYTRDLLELVEIYQQQYPNPTPEVQEKLKDIDLEFISEDLPKILKSMNMGAERIGQIVLSLRNFSRLDEAEMKAVDIHQGIDSTLMILDSRLKPKADFSGIKLIKDYGDLPLVECWAGQLNQVFMNVLVNAIDVLSDAENQKRLENNASNSAFLPTIRIRTELLSSNCVCVRIADNGTGMTENVKKRLFDPFFTTKPVGQGPGLGLSIGYQIVDKHQGSLRCVSAPGEGTEFWIEVPVRQQSKQSLSKSSPAVGVIPF
- a CDS encoding alpha/beta hydrolase, encoding MSLQSISIPPTTDRKPVALIVALHGWGANARDLTSLAPFFNLPDYQFVFPDAPFPHPQVTSGKAWYDLQTKDAQGLVESRQLLREFLLSLESSTGVPLSRTILGGFSQGGAMTLDVGSTLPLAGLICLSGYLHQIAPVAGSVLPPVLIVHGTQDTIVPVSAAVRSGESLTAWGAAVQYREFNMGHEILPEVIDVMRSFVVETVSKSD